A region of the Arthrobacter sp. FW306-07-I genome:
GGGCACCGATATCGTCGGCCGCGTTGCTGGTCCAGGCGGCCTGGTATCTCTCCATCCAGGCGTGGACGTGCTCGGAGGCTGAAGCTGGCTGGGTCATATCTTGGTTTTACCCGCGCCGCACTTAGCAAGCAACGGCTTTAGCCATTGGCAGCGGCTATCCACACGCCGATGATCCAGGTGCTGGCGGCGAGGCAGGCGAGTCCGAATTCGGCGAGCATGCCCAGGCCGGTGGCCTTCAGCGCCGCCCAGCTGGATCTCGCCGCCGTCGACATGTCCCGCGTCCGCAGGAACTCGCTGACCAGCAGGCCGGCGGCAAAGCCCACGAAGAGCCCCACGACCGGGATGATGAACATCCCCACCACGCCCGCCACCAGTGCCAGCACGATGCTGCGGCTGGGAATGGCATGCTGCTTCAACTTCCTCCCCGTGAGGACCGCCCCTGCAGTCATCCCCGCGGCGACAAAGATCATGGCCACCGCGAAGACCACCCATCCGGCAGTCCCGGCGCCGCCCCAGATAGCCCACGCCAACAGGCTGACGCCGATCAGGACACTTCCGGGCAGGACGGGGATGATGGTGCCCGCCACCCCCACCAGGATCGCCAGGCCGCACAGGATGGTCACTACGGTCTCGGAGCTCATGGTCCCCAGTCTAGGGGCCGCTTAACGCGCGGCTTCTTAACCACGACGGCGGTGCCTCCTTCACAAAGGGGGCGCCGCCGTCGTGGTTTCCTGCAGGAAGAAGAAGCCTTACTCCGCTTCCACCGCCGCGGCGACTGCCGCGGTGACGGCGGGGGCAACACGGGGGTCCAGCGGGCTGGGCACGATGTACTCTGCCGAAAGATCCTCTGCGGCGAGGTCCGCGATGGCGCGGGCCGCCGCCAGCTTCATGGCCGGCGTGATGCGGCGGGCACCGGCATCAAGGGCGCCGCGGAAGATGCCCGGAAACGCCAGGACGTTGTTGATCTGGTTGGGGAAGTCGCTGCGGCCGGTGGCCACCACTGCGGCGTACTTCACGGCCACCTCGGGCAGGACCTCGGGGTCCGGGTTGGACAGCGCGAACACGATGGCGTCCTGGTTCATGGTGGCAAGGTGTGCCTCGTCCAGCTTGGAGGAGGAGACGCCGATGAAGACGTCGGCTCCGGCCAGTGCCTCGGCGGGGCCGCCGGCAACGCCACGGGGGTTGCTGCGGCCGGCGATGTCGGCCTTCTTGCTCGTGGAGTCTGCTGCCAGGTCCGGGCGGCTGCTGTTGAGGACGCCGCGGGAGTCCAGGAGGACGACGTCGCTGATGCCGGCGGCCAGCAGGATTTCGGCGACCGCGATGCCCGCAGCCCCTGCGCCGGACACCACCACCTTGAGCCCTTCCAGGCCGCGGCCGGTCACCTTGGCGGCGTTGGTCAGGGCGGCGAGGGCCACGACGGCGGTTCCGTGCTGGTCGTCGTGCATGACCGGGCAGTCCAGGGCCTCGATGAGCTTCTCCTCGAGCTCGAAGCAGCGCGGAGCGGAGATGTCTTCAAGGTTGACTGCACCGAAGCTGGGGCGCAGGCGGACCAGGGTTTCCACGATCTCGTCCACGTCGGTGGTGTTGAGGACCAGCGGGATGGAATCGAGGTCACCAAAGGTCTTGAACAGGGCGGACTTGCCTTCCATGACGGGCAGCGAGGCGCTGGGGCCGATGTTGCCCAGGCCCAGGACGGCGGTGCCGTCGCTGACCACGACCACCAGGCGTTCGGCCCAGGTGAGGGTTCGGGCCAGTTCAGGCTTCGCGTGGATGGCGCGGCTGACTTCGGCGACACCCGGCGTGTAGGCGATGGACAGGTCACGCTTGTTCGACAGCGGGGCTGTGGTGCTGATGGACAGCTTGCCGCCCTGGTGGGCTCCGAAGATCTCGTCCTCGGTCAGCGGGGCGGTCGCGGAATCGTCAATGGCAGTGATTGCGTCAATGGACACGTCGTTGTCTCCTGGTGCTCGCCGTGGGCGCACGGCACATGGGGCTTGGGCCCGGCCGGGCCCAAGCAGGGAAAGTAGTGCGACAGGAAACCCAGGGGTGGCGGGTCCGTGGGAACGCCGGGGATGTTTCCGCCCTGCCGCTCCTGTGCCTCCATGGTAGGCAGCCGGGGAACCAGCTTCTGGTGCCCCTTGACAAGGAAGGAAGGTGCAAAAACGTTTAGGCAGACGTTTTTATGGTCCAGATCACGGCATTATGGCGGATTTAATCCGCTTTTGGTCTAGACCAGTTACGCGGATTTGGTAACTGTGAACCCGGAGTCGGCCGCGGGAGACAGCCTGCCGCACGCCTTTTTGAGGTCTTCCTCGGCTTCGAAGAGGGAAAGCCGGCGGTTCCGGACGGACTGGACCAGACCAGTGACGGTCAGCAGGAGGACCCGCGCCCCTACGGCATCGCCGCAGGCGGAGGTGACGAGCTTCTCACTGAGCACGTCGATCTCGCGCAGGAGGTCGGTGGTGTCCTTCTCCGGGAGGTACACGCCCCGGCTAAGGCACTGCTCCACGGCGGGCTGCATGACGCGCATGTGGAAGATCTCCATCAGCAGGCCCGAAAGTGCTCGGCCACGGAAGCGGGGTGAGGAATTGCGGGTTCCGGCCTGCAGCTCATCAAGCTGCTGCCGGTACAGCGCCAGCATCAGGTGCGTGGGCGACGGAAAGTAGCGGTAAAGGGTGCCCAGCGGTACGTCTGCTTTTTCTGCGACCTGGGAGAGTTCCACACCGTCGAGTCCCGTGCGGGCGAACCCTGCAGCAGTATCGAGGATCCGCGTGTAGCGGAGGCGCTGACGTGGAGCGGAAGGCCGGGCGGCCATGGGCGGATGGTCTGAAAAAGTCTCGGGCACCAGCATTCCGGGGTTGTGTTTTAGCGACTGCGGCCAGGAGCGCCCCCACTTCCGTACCGCCCTGCAGCCGGGTTCAACTATACGGCACAGAACCATGCCCTAATTTGTCAGCCAGCCTTACTATCGGTACCTCCAGGGTTAGCTGACGCCCTTGATTTTCACCACGAAGACGGCGCCCAGCAGCCCAATGACGGCTGCCGTCAGGAACAGTGTCCGGTAG
Encoded here:
- a CDS encoding TetR/AcrR family transcriptional regulator — protein: MAARPSAPRQRLRYTRILDTAAGFARTGLDGVELSQVAEKADVPLGTLYRYFPSPTHLMLALYRQQLDELQAGTRNSSPRFRGRALSGLLMEIFHMRVMQPAVEQCLSRGVYLPEKDTTDLLREIDVLSEKLVTSACGDAVGARVLLLTVTGLVQSVRNRRLSLFEAEEDLKKACGRLSPAADSGFTVTKSA
- a CDS encoding NAD(P)-dependent malic enzyme; this encodes MSIDAITAIDDSATAPLTEDEIFGAHQGGKLSISTTAPLSNKRDLSIAYTPGVAEVSRAIHAKPELARTLTWAERLVVVVSDGTAVLGLGNIGPSASLPVMEGKSALFKTFGDLDSIPLVLNTTDVDEIVETLVRLRPSFGAVNLEDISAPRCFELEEKLIEALDCPVMHDDQHGTAVVALAALTNAAKVTGRGLEGLKVVVSGAGAAGIAVAEILLAAGISDVVLLDSRGVLNSSRPDLAADSTSKKADIAGRSNPRGVAGGPAEALAGADVFIGVSSSKLDEAHLATMNQDAIVFALSNPDPEVLPEVAVKYAAVVATGRSDFPNQINNVLAFPGIFRGALDAGARRITPAMKLAAARAIADLAAEDLSAEYIVPSPLDPRVAPAVTAAVAAAVEAE
- a CDS encoding DUF456 domain-containing protein — its product is MSSETVVTILCGLAILVGVAGTIIPVLPGSVLIGVSLLAWAIWGGAGTAGWVVFAVAMIFVAAGMTAGAVLTGRKLKQHAIPSRSIVLALVAGVVGMFIIPVVGLFVGFAAGLLVSEFLRTRDMSTAARSSWAALKATGLGMLAEFGLACLAASTWIIGVWIAAANG